The following coding sequences lie in one Alloacidobacterium dinghuense genomic window:
- a CDS encoding GIY-YIG nuclease family protein, translating into MPALDLSDCKFFRMWPRKVFRTKDSKKRLLIKTNVPDLKHPGVYVLYRGDELYYIGRAQNLFSRLHDHANKIADRYYPHWNYFSAFAVTSANGNQQKIAELEAILIAAMPRATNKSTPRFKKVRIPKALLVDQDQEQ; encoded by the coding sequence TTGCCAGCCTTGGACTTGAGCGATTGCAAATTCTTCCGCATGTGGCCTCGTAAGGTATTCCGAACGAAAGACAGCAAAAAACGACTGCTCATTAAAACCAACGTTCCGGATTTGAAGCACCCAGGCGTTTATGTGCTTTATCGGGGCGACGAGTTGTATTACATCGGCAGGGCCCAGAATCTTTTTTCACGATTACATGACCACGCCAACAAAATAGCGGATCGGTACTATCCCCATTGGAATTACTTCTCTGCGTTCGCGGTCACTTCTGCCAATGGAAACCAGCAGAAAATTGCAGAATTAGAAGCGATACTTATTGCCGCTATGCCACGTGCGACAAATAAATCCACACCAAGATTCAAGAAGGTCAGGATTCCCAAGGCTCTTCTGGTAGATCAAGATCAAGAACAGTAA
- the fabD gene encoding ACP S-malonyltransferase, with protein sequence MSERKLAFLFPGQGSQAVGMGRDLSEKFPIAKQTFEEADEALEFSLSELCFEGPEEKLKLTEFTQPAIFTVSIAAQRVLAEKGVTPSFVAGHSLGEYSADVAAGVLSFTDAVKTVRNRGRYMQEAVPAGEGAMAAILGLAPEAVIEVCAKAASESGGVVSAANLNSPEQTVISGSVAAVEKAAAIAKDTGAKKVVMLAVSAPFHCALMQPAQDRLAEDLRRLNFSAPSRPVVTNVDAALTTDAEQLRDALIRQVTASVRWVESMRVLIDQKPTHFIEVGPGKVLAGLMRQIQHRETGRSQTALNVGDEASLERTLAALTPAS encoded by the coding sequence ATGAGTGAAAGAAAGTTAGCCTTCCTGTTTCCCGGACAGGGCTCGCAAGCCGTTGGCATGGGCCGCGATCTATCTGAAAAATTCCCCATCGCAAAACAGACCTTCGAAGAAGCCGACGAGGCGCTCGAATTCTCGCTTTCGGAGCTCTGCTTCGAAGGCCCGGAAGAGAAGCTCAAGCTGACCGAGTTCACGCAGCCCGCGATCTTCACCGTCTCGATTGCCGCGCAGCGCGTACTGGCCGAGAAAGGCGTCACCCCATCCTTCGTCGCAGGCCATTCACTCGGCGAATATTCAGCAGATGTAGCCGCAGGCGTCCTCTCTTTCACCGACGCGGTAAAGACAGTTCGTAACCGTGGCCGTTACATGCAGGAAGCCGTGCCCGCAGGTGAAGGCGCGATGGCTGCGATCCTCGGCCTCGCGCCGGAAGCAGTGATCGAAGTCTGCGCGAAGGCTGCCAGCGAATCAGGCGGAGTCGTTTCCGCGGCGAACCTCAACTCGCCCGAGCAGACGGTGATCTCAGGTTCTGTGGCCGCTGTCGAAAAGGCCGCAGCCATAGCAAAAGATACCGGCGCAAAGAAGGTCGTGATGCTCGCGGTAAGCGCGCCCTTCCATTGCGCCCTGATGCAGCCTGCGCAGGACCGTCTCGCCGAAGACCTGCGCCGGCTCAACTTCTCCGCGCCCAGCAGGCCCGTTGTAACGAATGTCGATGCGGCCCTGACGACAGACGCAGAGCAATTGCGCGACGCGCTCATTCGGCAGGTCACGGCATCGGTCCGCTGGGTCGAATCGATGCGCGTGCTCATTGACCAGAAGCCGACGCACTTTATCGAAGTTGGTCCCGGCAAGGTGCTTGCAGGGCTGATGCGCCAGATCCAACATCGAGAGACAGGGCGCTCGCAGACCGCGCTCAACGTAGGCGACGAGGCCAGCCTCGAAAGGACGCTCGCTGCGCTTACGCCCGCCTCATAA
- a CDS encoding (R)-mandelonitrile lyase encodes MKIITNQIRGCRKGPEAYFTGTVWIDEVITTPAPARVSAAMVSFAPGARTAWHTHPVGQSLHVISGVGRVQLKGEGVQEIHPGDTVWIEPGEEHWHGAVPDRTMTHLAIQESDHTGAFVVWHKHVTDEEYSS; translated from the coding sequence ATGAAAATCATCACCAACCAGATACGTGGCTGCCGCAAAGGGCCGGAAGCTTACTTCACCGGAACCGTCTGGATCGACGAAGTCATTACCACGCCTGCTCCGGCGCGCGTCAGCGCTGCCATGGTTTCTTTTGCGCCAGGAGCGCGAACGGCATGGCATACGCATCCAGTGGGGCAGTCGCTGCATGTCATTTCCGGAGTGGGGCGGGTACAGCTCAAGGGCGAAGGGGTGCAGGAGATTCATCCCGGCGACACGGTCTGGATCGAGCCCGGTGAGGAACACTGGCATGGCGCAGTTCCCGACCGCACGATGACGCATCTTGCGATTCAGGAAAGCGACCACACTGGAGCGTTTGTGGTGTGGCACAAGCATGTGACGGACGAGGAGTATTCCTCGTAA
- a CDS encoding DUF302 domain-containing protein, with the protein MTDTNGIVTIPSSHSVDETVARLEKILVEKGIKLFALVDHSGEAEKAGLKMPPTKLAIFGSPKAGTPLMLASPSIAIDLPLKILIYETKNGETKNGEDANGSVFVSWNAPAYLAVRHGLPHELVPNIAVIEKLAAAIAS; encoded by the coding sequence ATGACGGACACCAATGGCATTGTCACGATTCCCAGCAGCCATTCAGTCGATGAGACCGTGGCGAGACTGGAGAAGATTCTCGTAGAAAAAGGCATCAAGCTCTTTGCGCTGGTCGATCACAGCGGCGAGGCAGAAAAAGCCGGACTGAAGATGCCGCCAACAAAGCTGGCCATCTTCGGCAGCCCAAAAGCAGGAACGCCGCTGATGCTCGCGTCCCCGAGCATCGCCATCGATCTGCCGCTGAAAATTCTGATCTACGAAACGAAAAACGGGGAAACGAAAAACGGGGAAGACGCAAACGGGAGCGTTTTCGTTTCCTGGAACGCTCCCGCTTATCTCGCTGTGCGGCATGGATTGCCGCATGAACTGGTGCCCAACATAGCGGTGATTGAGAAGCTGGCCGCCGCGATCGCCAGCTAG